One stretch of Trichomycterus rosablanca isolate fTriRos1 chromosome 3, fTriRos1.hap1, whole genome shotgun sequence DNA includes these proteins:
- the skap2 gene encoding src kinase-associated phosphoprotein 2 yields the protein MKSIPEDLTLLISDLETFLTDILKGENLSKKAKDKKDALIKRVKELKSSYPQDFKEKRDEECDEPEEADSNDGGSLHSERTDRDEEMAYDGVQQAPLVAAQDLPSVFKSGYLEKRRKDHSFFGTEWQKRWCALSNHTFYYYGGEKDKQQKGDFNIDGYSVRMNPGLRKDSRKDCCFEISAPDRRVYQFCAASQKEAEDWVEQISFVIKDMDGIIPLEEETYDDCLPASTASVPAPIDEDIYEELPEEELSHSNKAAPEPVSKPPAAPPVTAVNKITDYQNFFQGLWDCNGDQSDELSFKRGDAIYILSKEYDTFGWWVGEIKGAIGIVPKNYLTEMYIL from the exons ATGAAGTCCATCCCGGAGGATTTAACTCTGCTCATCTCAG ACTTGGAAACCTTTCTGACAGACATTCTGAAAGGTGAGAATCTCAGTAAAAAGGCCAAGGATAAAAAAGATGCTTTAATAAAACGGGTGAAGGAGCTCAAATCCAG CTATCCTCAGGACTTTAAGGAAAAAC GAGATGAGGAGTGCGATGAGCCCGAGGAGGCCGACAGCAACGACGGCGGTTCGCTGCACTCCGAGCGCACCGACAGGGACGAGGAGATGGCATATGATG gAGTCCAGCAGGCCCCTCTTGTGGCAGCCCAGGATCTTCCGTCCGTCTTTAAGAGCGGCTACCTGGAAAAACGAAGAAAGG ATCACAGCTTCTTTGGTACGGAGTGGCAGAAGAGATGGTGCGCCCTCAGCAATCACACCTTCTATTATTACGGCGGTGAGAAAG ATAAGCAGCAGAAGGGCGATTTTAACATTGACGGGTACAGCGTGAGAATGAACCCAGGGCTACGCAAGGACTCCAGAAAAGACTGCTGCTTCGAGATCTCTGCTCCGGACAGACGGGTTTATCAG tTCTGTGCCGCCTCGCAGAAGGAAGCGGAGGATTGGGTGGAGCAGATCAGCTTTGTCATAAAAG ATATGGACGGGATCATTCCGTTAGAGGAGGAAACCTACGATGACTGCCTGCCAGCGAGCACCGCGTCTGTTCCTGCACCCATCGACGAAGACATCTACGAGGAGCTACCAG AGGAAGAGCTTTCTCATTCTAATAAAGCCGCGCCGGAGCCAGTCAGCAAACCCCCTGCAGCACCTCCAGTGACAG ctgTGAATAAGATCACAGACTACCAGAACTTCTTCCAGGGTTTGTGGGACTGCAACGGAGACCAATCCGACGAGCTGTCGTTTAAACGAGGAGACGCCATCTACATCCTCAGCAAG